The Herpetosiphonaceae bacterium genomic interval GATCGCGGGCCGCGCGCGCCCGGAAACCGCGCCGCTGATCGGCTGCTTTGTCAACATGCTGCCGCTGCGCCTCGATCTGCGCGACCAGCCGAGCGTGCTGGCGCTGGTGCGCCGCGTGCGCGAGGTGGCGCTCAGCGCCTATGCCCATCAGGACCTGCCCTTCGAGCAGGTGGTCGAAGCGCTGCACCCGGAGCGTCGCCTGCACCACACCCCTATCTTCCAGGTTGCCTTCTCGCTCCGCCACGCCCCGCTGGAAACCCTGCGCTTGCCAGAACTGGAATTGAGCATTGGCGATGCTTTCAGCGGCACGTCGAAGCTCGATCTGACGCTGAATATGATCGAAACGGCGGATGGGCTGCGTGGCATGTTCGAGTACAGCACCGATCTCTTCGACGCCGCGACGATCGCGCGCATGGCCGCCCATTTCCACACGCTGCTGGAGGCGATCGTCGCCAATCCCGACGAACAGATCGCCCACCTGCCGCTGCTGACCGAGGCCGAGCGCCAGCAGATGTTGATCGACTGGAACCGCTCCGGGGCTGAGTATCCGCGCGACGCCGCCGTGCATGCGCTGATCGAGGCCCAGGCCGCGCGCACGCCCCACACTCACGCGATCATCTTCGAGGGGCAAGCGCTGACGTATGCCGAGCTGAACACGCGGGCGAATCAACTCGCGCACCACCTGCGCGCGCAGGGCGTCGGGCCCGATGTGCTCGTCGCGCTGTGTGTCGAGCGGAGTCTGGAGATGATCGTCGGCATGCTGGCGATCCTCAAGGCGGGCGGCGCGTATGTACCCCTCGATCCCACCTACCCGGCTGAGCGCCTTCAGTACATGCTGTCGCACAGCCGCTCCCCGGTGCTCCTGACCCAGGCGGCGCTGGTCGCGCGCCTGCCCGAACACACGGCGCAGGTCTTCCGCCTGGATGCCGATTGGCACACCCTGGCGGCGTATCCCACCACGAATCCTGCGCGCACGGCGCTGCCGGAGCACCTGGCCTACCTGATCTTCACCTCCGGCTCGACCGGACGACCAAAGGGCGTGATGGTCACGCAGCGCGGCTTGATTAATCTGGTCCACGGCCTGCGCGCCTACTTCGACGATCCCGCCGTCCAAACGACCGGCCTGATCACGTCGATCAGCTTCGATATTTCGGTCAACCAGATCTTCCCGTCGCTGATCTTTGGCCGCACGCTGCATATCATTCCCGATGCGGTCAAGCTCGACAGCCGCGCCCTGCTGCGCTACCTCGACGACCACCAGCTCCACCTGCTCGACGCGGTGCCCTCCTACATGCAGGCCGTGCTGAACGAGGTCGCGCCGGAGCTGCCGCCGAACGCGCTGCGCTACCTGCTGATCGGCGGCGAGAAGCTGGAGCAGCGCTTGCTCCAGGCGGTCTTCGGCCAGATCGGTCCAGCCGTCGAGATCGTCAACATCTACGGCCTGACCGAGATCAGCGACATCAACGCCCTGGGCGTGATTCGTGTCGAAGACCTGGGCAAGCCGATCACGGTCGGGAAGCCCTTGCAGAACAACCGGATCTACATCCTCAACGCCGCCAACCAGCCGCAGCCCATCGGCATCGCGGGCGAGGTCTGCATCTCCGGCCAGAGCGTCTCGCGCGGCTACCTCCACCGCCCGGATCTCACCGCGGAGCGCTTCGTGCCGTGTCCGTTCGAGGATGGCGCGCTGATGGTGCGCACCGGCGACCTTGGCCGCTGGCGCGCCGATGGGACGATCGAGATCCTGGGGCGAATCGACCACCAGGTGAAGATCCGGGGCTTCCGCATCGAGACGGGCGAGATCGAGGCCGTGCTGGCGCAGCACCCGCAGGTCAGCGAGTGCGTGGTGGTGGCGCGTGAGGATACGCCGCCCGCAGGCGGGCACCCGGACATGCGGCTCGTCGCGTATGTCGTGGGAGAGCCGAAAACCAAGCACCAGGCACCGGGGGAGGATGGCTCTCAGTTCTTAGTTCCTGGTGCCGCCGCCTTGCGCCAGCATGTCGGCGCATCGCTTCCCGACTACATGGTGCCGAGCGCGTTCGTGGTGCTCGACGCGCTGCCGAAGACACCCAGCGGCAAGATCGACCGCAAGGCGTTGCCCGCGCCAGAGCTAGCGGCGGAGCTGGACGAGCGCTTCGTCGCACCGACCAATCTGATCGAGGAGCTGCTGGCGAGTATCTGGGCCAATGTGCTCCGCGTCGAGCGGGTGAGCATCCACGACAACTTCTTCAACCTGGGCGGGCACTCGCTGCTGGCAGCGCAGCTAGTCTCACGCATCCGCGAAACCTTTGGAATCGAGCTACCGCTGCGCAGCATATTCGAGGCCGCGACGCTGGCGGAGCTGGCGAGGCGGATAAGCGCGGCACCCGGCGATCTGTCGGAAGCGCAGCCACCCTTGCAGCCCGTCAGCCGCGAAGGTGCGCTGCCGCTCTCGTTTGCCCAGCAGCGACTCTGGTTTCTTGATCAGCTCGCGCCCGGCAGCACAGCCTATAACGTACCGATCGGGATGCGCCTGCGTGGATCGCTCGATGTCGCGGCGTTGCATCATAGCCTGAGCGCGATCGTCGCACGGCATGAGGTCTTACGCACCAGCTTTTCGACGGTCAACGGCAAGCCTATCCAGGTCATTGCTCCGGCAGGTCCGCTCGATCTG includes:
- a CDS encoding amino acid adenylation domain-containing protein, with protein sequence IAGRARPETAPLIGCFVNMLPLRLDLRDQPSVLALVRRVREVALSAYAHQDLPFEQVVEALHPERRLHHTPIFQVAFSLRHAPLETLRLPELELSIGDAFSGTSKLDLTLNMIETADGLRGMFEYSTDLFDAATIARMAAHFHTLLEAIVANPDEQIAHLPLLTEAERQQMLIDWNRSGAEYPRDAAVHALIEAQAARTPHTHAIIFEGQALTYAELNTRANQLAHHLRAQGVGPDVLVALCVERSLEMIVGMLAILKAGGAYVPLDPTYPAERLQYMLSHSRSPVLLTQAALVARLPEHTAQVFRLDADWHTLAAYPTTNPARTALPEHLAYLIFTSGSTGRPKGVMVTQRGLINLVHGLRAYFDDPAVQTTGLITSISFDISVNQIFPSLIFGRTLHIIPDAVKLDSRALLRYLDDHQLHLLDAVPSYMQAVLNEVAPELPPNALRYLLIGGEKLEQRLLQAVFGQIGPAVEIVNIYGLTEISDINALGVIRVEDLGKPITVGKPLQNNRIYILNAANQPQPIGIAGEVCISGQSVSRGYLHRPDLTAERFVPCPFEDGALMVRTGDLGRWRADGTIEILGRIDHQVKIRGFRIETGEIEAVLAQHPQVSECVVVAREDTPPAGGHPDMRLVAYVVGEPKTKHQAPGEDGSQFLVPGAAALRQHVGASLPDYMVPSAFVVLDALPKTPSGKIDRKALPAPELAAELDERFVAPTNLIEELLASIWANVLRVERVSIHDNFFNLGGHSLLAAQLVSRIRETFGIELPLRSIFEAATLAELARRISAAPGDLSEAQPPLQPVSREGALPLSFAQQRLWFLDQLAPGSTAYNVPIGMRLRGSLDVAALHHSLSAIVARHEVLRTSFSTVNGKPIQVIAPAGPLDLPLHDLTDVVEEAERQATARQLSIAEAQQPFDLAHGPLVRARLFRLAADEHLLLVTLHHIVADGWSLDVLLDELAALYTARATDTTADLPELPIQYADYAVWQRDWLQGAVLERQLGYWQQHLAAA